The nucleotide sequence CACGCCTATCGCCTCGCGGATCAAATCACCTTCGAGGGTTTCACCCCGGCTTGATCCGCGCGTTTGAGTTCCCAGCTATTGGGTACTACCAACAGGATCCCCATGACCGAAGCGACGCTGGAAATTTCACTGCTCGACAGCCTTGCCGCGATTGATGAGCAGGTTTGGGATGCCTGTGCCTGTCCAGAAGCGTCAGACGGCGGACGCCCATTCGATCCGTTCACCACGCATCGGTTCCTGTTCGCGCTGGAACAAAGCGGGTCTGTCGGGCCGGGGACAGGGTGGGAACCGCGCTACCTGAACGCGAAGCTTGATGGCCAGATCATTGGTGTAGCGCCGCTTTACGCCAAGGGTCACAGTCAAGGTGAGTACATCTTCGATCACAGCTGGGCTCATGCTTATGAACGGGCGGGCGGCCAGTATTATCCCAAGCTGCAAATCGCCGTCCCCTTCACGCCAGCGACCGGTCGCCGCTTTCTGACACGCCCCGGTTTCGAACAGGTGGGGCTTTCGGCGCTGGTGCAAGGCGTCGTGAAGCTGACAGCGAATAACGGACTGTCTTCGCTGCACATCACGTTCTGTGCTCCGGAAGAGGCGGAACTGGGCCGTGAAATGGGGTTGCTGCATCGTACCAGCCAGCAGTTTCACTGGATCAACCACGACTACGCGGATTTCGATGCCTTTCTGGCAGCGTTGTCCTCGCGCAAGCGCAAGAACATCCGCAAGGAACGCAAGATGGCCCAAAGCTTCGGCGGCGAGATTATTGCCCTGAGCGGCCAACAGATCGAACCCACCCATTGGGACGCATTCTGGGATTTCTACCAAGACACCGGGGCGCGGAAATGGGGCACACCCTACCTGACCCGTGAATTCTTCGACATCGTGCACGAAACGATGCGCGACGACATGTTGCTGGTTCTGGCCGAGCGCGATGGTGTTCCCGTGGCAGGCGCGCTGAATTTCATCGGGCGCGATACACTTTTCGGACGTTACTGGGGCGCGTCGGAACATCACCCCTGCCTGCATTTCGAACTGTGCTACTATCAGGCAATAGACTACGCGATCCGGCACGGAATGCAGCGGGTCGAGGCGGGGGCGCAAGGCGAGCACAAGCTCGCCCGTGGTTACATGCCCGTCACCACGCATTCGCTTCACTGGATCGCCGATAGCGGGTTTGAACAGGCAGTGCGGGAATACCTTCAGGCGGAGGCGAACGCCGTGGATGAAGAAATCGAGATCCTGACATCCTACGGCCCGTTTCGCAAAACCGCTTCATCCGCAGACCCTTGAATCAGGAGACACCGATGGCCGATAAACTCACCGACCGCAGCGTGCTGGAGCCGCTTTTCACAAATGGCTGGTCAATGGTCGAAGGGCGCAACGCGATCACCAAGACCTACCAGTTCAAGAATTTCATCGAAGCGTTCGGCTGGATGACGCGCGCGGCAATCCACGCCGAAAAGATGAACCACCACCCGGAATGGTTCAACGTCTACAAGACGGTCGAGGTAACGCTGTCCACGCATGACGCGGGCGGTTTGACGGAACTGGACGTCAAGCTCGCCAAGAAGCTCGACGCGCTGTGAAGCGCGTCGAGCGATAGATCAGATCGCGTCCAGAAGCGATTCTCCGCCGGAGATTTCGCACTGGCCGGGGCTTTCTTCGACGTTCAGCACCTTGACCACACCGTCATCGGCATACAGCGCGTAGCGCTTGGACCGCTTGACCAGACCTGCGGGCGGGGCGTCGAAATCCATGCCGATCGCGGCGGTCAGTTCCGTCGCCGGATCACCCAGCATCGTGATACCCGCTTCAGATGCGCCGCTGGCATCGTCCCACGCCTTCATTACGAAGGGGTCATTGACGGACACGCAGATGATCTCGTCCACGCCCTTACCATCAAACGCCGCCTTGTTGCGGATGAAGCTGGGCAGATGCGCGGAGTGGCAGGTGGGCGTAAAGGCACCCGGC is from Qingshengfaniella alkalisoli and encodes:
- a CDS encoding 4a-hydroxytetrahydrobiopterin dehydratase, translating into MADKLTDRSVLEPLFTNGWSMVEGRNAITKTYQFKNFIEAFGWMTRAAIHAEKMNHHPEWFNVYKTVEVTLSTHDAGGLTELDVKLAKKLDAL
- a CDS encoding GNAT family N-acetyltransferase; this translates as MTEATLEISLLDSLAAIDEQVWDACACPEASDGGRPFDPFTTHRFLFALEQSGSVGPGTGWEPRYLNAKLDGQIIGVAPLYAKGHSQGEYIFDHSWAHAYERAGGQYYPKLQIAVPFTPATGRRFLTRPGFEQVGLSALVQGVVKLTANNGLSSLHITFCAPEEAELGREMGLLHRTSQQFHWINHDYADFDAFLAALSSRKRKNIRKERKMAQSFGGEIIALSGQQIEPTHWDAFWDFYQDTGARKWGTPYLTREFFDIVHETMRDDMLLVLAERDGVPVAGALNFIGRDTLFGRYWGASEHHPCLHFELCYYQAIDYAIRHGMQRVEAGAQGEHKLARGYMPVTTHSLHWIADSGFEQAVREYLQAEANAVDEEIEILTSYGPFRKTASSADP
- a CDS encoding peroxiredoxin, whose protein sequence is MTISTGDRLPDATLVRLGAEGPEQVKLSDLTNGRKVVIFAVPGAFTPTCHSAHLPSFIRNKAAFDGKGVDEIICVSVNDPFVMKAWDDASGASEAGITMLGDPATELTAAIGMDFDAPPAGLVKRSKRYALYADDGVVKVLNVEESPGQCEISGGESLLDAI